The following proteins are co-located in the Thermus albus genome:
- a CDS encoding OmpH family outer membrane protein produces MKRFPLVALLVALGALLTPMLAQNRTVASRVGFVDADALVQAHPDYKKVQDLQAQARKDLNPLEEKIKPLEAKIRSGQATAKERQDYEALVKTYQDTVKKWQERQNPVLKPILEDVDKAIAKVAKAQGFSVVMSRQVAAQSGLVVYADDDTDLTEAVKKELKR; encoded by the coding sequence ATGAAGCGCTTTCCCCTGGTCGCCCTCTTGGTGGCTCTCGGCGCCCTCCTTACCCCCATGCTGGCCCAAAATAGAACCGTGGCCAGCCGGGTGGGCTTTGTGGACGCCGATGCCCTGGTGCAGGCCCACCCCGATTACAAAAAGGTCCAAGACCTCCAGGCCCAAGCCCGAAAGGACCTTAACCCCCTAGAGGAGAAGATCAAGCCCTTGGAAGCCAAGATCCGCTCCGGACAGGCCACGGCCAAGGAGCGCCAGGACTACGAGGCCCTGGTCAAAACCTACCAAGACACGGTGAAAAAGTGGCAGGAGCGGCAGAACCCCGTGCTTAAACCCATCCTGGAAGATGTGGATAAGGCCATCGCCAAGGTGGCCAAGGCCCAGGGCTTCTCCGTGGTCATGAGCCGCCAGGTGGCGGCCCAGTCGGGCCTGGTGGTGTATGCCGACGACGACACCGACCTAACCGAAGCGGTAAAGAAGGAGCTGAAGCGCTAG